In Natranaerobius thermophilus JW/NM-WN-LF, the genomic stretch GTATTAATTTAAATTTTTTGTAAATATTCCAATTTTAATTATAACACTTTTGTCAAATTATCACAGATATTATTAAGAATTTAATCTTGTTTAGGAAAGCCTTTTACGTAATCTATGGGCAAGACAAAGGCTAAACCAGAATTCTCTTCTTCTAAATCACCTACTTCTTCTTCGATAGTTTTAATAGCTCTGTCTACTAGTCCTTCATCTTTAATCACTGAAAAAATTGTATAGTTTAAATCACTTTGTGGATCTCCAATTTCAGCAAATCTTGAAAAGAAAGGAAAATGATCGGCAATCAAATGTCCCATACCATGACTGTCAATCACTGTAGCGCCTTTAATACCTCGTTCATAAAACTTATCTAAGATAGGGGTTAATTTTGTTCTGTCACTGATGGTCACGACTAATAGTTTCATTTTTGATCCTCCTGCCAAAAGATTTAGTTATGTTTTCTCTATCATAACAAATGTGATAAAATAAAAACAAGAAATAACTGCATTTGAAACAGAACTGATTAATTTAAGAGATACTTATTAAAATTGCGAGACCTTTTTATTTTAACTTTGAGGTCTCGCATTTTAGTGTTTTCATAGGAAGGATGATATTAATGTCTATTTTTATTGGCGCTTTTTTCATGATATTTTTTGCCGAAATGGGTGACAAATCTCAGTTAATGGCATTTAGTTTGACAAGCTGTTATAAAGTGAAAACTATTTTAATGGGTATTGTTATTAGTACCATCATAAACAATGGGGCAGCCGTATTTTTTGGTGCCTATATTAGTAATATTATAAACCTAGAACTTATAACTATCATTTCTGCTATGGCTTTTCTAGGATTCGGTTTATGGACTTTGTGGGAAAAAGAAGAAGGTATTGATACTTTAGAACACTCACAAAAATGTGGATTTGGCTCTTTAGTTTCCGTAGCAACATTATTTACACTGGCAGAGCTAGGTGACAAAACACAATTGGCTACAGCAGTTTATGCTGCCAACCATGGGTCGCCTTTGTTAATTTTTGGTGGGGTTATGCTAGGTATGTTAACTGCCGATGCCATAGGAATTTTTCTAGGGTATAAATTAAAAGATAAGTTTTCCTATAGAAAAATGAAGCTTTTTTCTAGCTTCATTTTCTTTGGTTTGGGTTTCATATCTTTAATTTCTTCCTCATTACTATTGTGGGTAAAACTATTGATAATAGCTTTAGTGCTAATTGTGATATTATGGAAATATCGGACTGGGACTAGCACTAGCACCTCCCATTAAGTTATTGACATATGTTAATAAATAAACTAGAATTGACATTAGGAAAGGCAGGGATCTTTAATGGATTACGAGTTAGATTTAGCAGAAATAGAAAAAAAGTTTTATAATTATAAATTCACACCTCAAAGAAAAACTATTCTCAAGGTTTTATTTGAAAATAAAGGACATCACTTAAGTGCAGAAGAAATTTTACAGCTATCCAAAGAAAAAAATTCAGACATTGGATTTGCTACAGTTTATAGAACTTTGGATTTATTTGAGGAACTTGAAATTGTACATAAGTTACATTTTGGTGATGGATGTAGTAGATACGAATTAACTCGTACCGGATCTAGCCATCACCATCATTTGATTTGCCTAAATTGTAATCAAATTTTTGAAGTTAAAGATGACTTACTAAAAAAATTAGAAAATAATATTGAGACTCAGCATAATTTTAAAATTTCAGACCATAGATTACACTTTTATGGTTATTGTAAAAATTGTAAATAAATTAAATAACACTTATCAGGGTGAATTAACCAATTAATAATCACCAGTGTCGTTTATTAATTGATTTTTTTCGTTGAAAAAGGTTTTGTAACCCAGTTGGACAAAGGTAATTACTGTTAGAGAAACTCCTCCTAGTATACCTAACATAATTGCAATTTGATATGAAATTGCTGTCAAAGGTGAAATTCCGGATAAAATTTGACCGGTCATCATACCTGGTAAAAAGATAATTCCCATACCCATCATATTATTAATAGTCGGTATAATTGCAGATTCAAAAGAATTATTAATGATTCTTTTTGCTGCAACATTTGGTCTTGCACCTAGCATTAGATACCCTTCGACAGTTTCTTTTTCTGTTTCCATTCCGTCAGACATACGTTCTACGCCAAGGGTAATACCAGTCATAGAATTACCAATTAACATGCCAGCAATAGTAACAAAGTATCTTGGATCATACCAAGGGGTGACATTGATAACTATAAAGATAAAATAGAATAAGGTGATTAAAGTGCCAAAAACCATTGAAAAAGCTATAATTTTCTTAAAGTATAAGCTCAATTTTTTCTTAGCTCTGCTAAAGATGTTTATAACAGCAAAGGTTTCCATAACTAAAATCACAAATAGTGTCAGTAACGGATGTTGATTATCAAAAATAAAAATTAATACATAGCCCATAAGCATTAATTGGATTGTCATTCTGATAGTAGATAAGATGATTTCTTTTTCTCTAGGGATTTGCTTGACTTTGACAATTAATAACAGAATTATTACAAAAATATAAGCTGATAACATCTGATAAAAACCTAATTCAACTACTCCAGCCTCCATTCTTGATTACCCCCCTTTTTAATGACAGCTTTGCCATTATCTATGTTTATCAAAACATCGGATTGTTTCTGACCAATTTTTTTAGAATGAGTCACCATGATAACTGTTTTATTTTTATTAACTGCGTAATCAATGAATTTTGAAATAATTAAGTCCTCGAGGTCCTCGTCCAAAGCCGAAGATGGTTCATCTAGTAAAAAGACAGATGGATCCATTAACATCACTCTAGCCAATGATAACCTTTGTTTTTCTCCACTCGAAAGATTATCTGCATTTTGGTTTAAGTTCTTATCTAATTTCATAAATTCAAGGACATTTTTCAGTTCTTCATCGTCTTTGGGAGACTGATCTGACATAGTCGCTCCTAAATTGAGATTTTCTCTAATGCTTTCCGAAGTTATTACAGGGGTTTGAGGTACCATAACGACATTTCTTCTTAATGTGATGGGATCCCATTTTTCAATAAGATGATTTTGAAACCAAATTTCTCCGCCATCGTGACTAATCAATTGATTTAATAGTTTTAATAATGTTGTTTTTCCACTCCCACTTTCACCTATAATACAGCTAACTTTCTTTTCGGGGAGTGTAAGTTCATTAATACTTAAAATATCTTTATAATGTACTTTTTTTAAGACAAACATATAACCTCTCCCTTTTTTTAATATTGGCTGTTGAATGTTGATAACTGTAGAAGTTTAATTTCACTTCATGAATTTGATAGAGAGTGTCAATCGATAATTTCATTAAATAATTCTTTTGCTTTTTGTTTGCCTTCTTCTAAAATTTCCTCACCTAATTGAGTAATTTTATAGTATTTTCTCACTTTCCCGGATACTAGCGACTCTTCTTTGATTATTAAGCCATCTTTTTCCATATTGTGGAGGATAGGATATAAAGTACCAGGGCTAATGTCATAGCCATGATATTTTAATTCTTCTATCATCCATGCTCCGAAAAATGGCTCTTTCTTAGCGTGATGCAAAATATGCAACTGCATAAAACCTAAAAATAATTTTCTATGTACCTTACATGACATGGTTGGTTCCCTCCATATATCGAATTTCGATATCGAATTAAATAATAACAAAACACACATCTAATCGCAATAGCTAAATTATATATAACATAACAAAAAAGGAAATTAGGTAGTCAATGTCGAATAAATATTTCAAGGATTTATGAGTTTAATTAATTAATTTATTGAAATTAGCGTTAAATCACAAATTTAGGAATATTTAAAATATTGGGGTGAAGATATGACCTGGAAACAAAATGAAACAGAGATTAGACAGAGGATTAAAGAAGGGCAATATGATGGTCCCACAACGGGGTTGATGAATGGGTTTACCCAGGCCAATTTGGTCATTCTACCCCAAAATTTGGCATACGACTTTTTACTTTTTTGCCAAAGAAATCCAAAACCATGCCCTCTCCTGGAAGTTATTGACACAGGGAAGTATGAACCAAAGGAAACTGCACCTGGAAAGGACTTACGTACTGACCTTCCTAGATACTATATTTACAGGGATGGTGTCAAAAGTGCAGAAGTTACAGATATAAATAAGTACTGGACTCAGGACTTGGTGTCTTTTCTGCTTGGTTGCAGTTTTACTTTTGAATCCTTTTTTTTACAACGAGGAGTACCGGTACGCCATATTGAAGAGGGCGTAAATGTCCCCATGTATAGAACGAATATAAAATGCAAAGATGCCGGTGTATTTCATGGTAATATGGTTGTCAGCATGCGTCCTATTCCTGAAAATAAGTTAACAGAAGCTATTCAAATTACTTCTAGGTTTCCAGCAGTTCATGGCGCTCCGATACACATAGGGTCTCCAGAAAAGATTGGAATTAAAGATTTGGATTCTCCTGATTTTGGAAACAGGGTGAATGTTGAAAGTGGAGAAATACCAGTGTTCTGGGCATGTGGTGTTACACCTCAAGCAGTAATTATGAATTACCGCCCGGAATTTGTAATCACCCATGCTCCTGGACATATGTTTATAACTGATAAAAAGGATATGGATTATTTCCAGTTATAATATAATTGATATTAAAAATTAGATTATTTTAATATCTAATAATAGACTTAGCTAAATTTGTTGCTTAAGGAGGTATGGATTATGAAGGTGATTGATTTAAATTGTGATATGGGAGAAAGTTTTGGTCATTACAAAATTGGATGTGATGAAGAGGTGATTAACTACATTAGCTCTGCAAATATAGCATGTGGCTTTCATGCAGGGGACCCACAAGTAATGGACTATACTGTTAAATTAGCTAGGGACAATAAGGTGGGGGTCGGAGCTCATCCTGGTTTTAATGACCTTCAGGGATTTGGAAGAAGGAAGATTCACATGACAGGTGAAGAGATAGTAAACGAATTGATCTATCAAATTGGAGCCATTAGGAGTTTTTGTGAAGCTAATGGTGTGGGGTTGAGTCATGTTAAACCTCATGGTGCTCTAAATAATATGGCAAGTGTAGATGAAAATTTAGCCCGGGCTGTTGCTAAGGCAATTAAACTGACTGATCCAAATTTGATTTATATTGCATTGGCTGGCTCTAAAATGGAGCAAATCGGAAGAGAAGAAGGGTTGAAAGTGGCTAAAGAAGCTTTTGCTGACCGACAGTATAATCCTGATGGTACCCTAGTATCGAGACAAGAAGCAGGTGCTGTATTACATGATAAAGAGACAATAATTGAAAGGGTTGTACAAATGGCTTCTGAGGGTGTTGTAACTGCCAAAGACGGCACAAAATTAAACATTAATCCTGATACTATTTGTGTTCACGGTGATAACCCTGAAGCTGTAGAATTAGCAGCAAGTATTAGACATATGTTACAAGAACATGGTATCACAGTTAAAAGTCTTGGGACCTGGTTTACAGGCTAGTTCGGTATATTACCGAGCTAAACAAGAAGGGAGGACACAATATGAATTTTGTTAAACGATTAAAAAATATTGGCCCTGGTGCTTTAGTAGCAGCAGCTTTTATTGGACCCGGAACAGTAACTACGGCTACTGTAACAGGAGCAGAATATGGGTACACATTATTATGGGCATTGGTATTTTCTATATTTGCAACTATAGTTTTACAGGAAATGTCGATGAGAGTTGGAATTGTATCAAAAATGGAATTAGGAGAAGCACTTCGAAATGAATTTGAAAACCCTATAATTAAATGGTTCAGTATTATTCTTGTAGTTGTGGCCATAGGGGTTGGGGCAGCTGCCTTTGAAACCGGAAATATTTTGGGTGGAGCCCTTGGAGTGGAAACTTTAACAGGTATACATGTTAACATAGTAGGACCTGTAATAGGTATAATAGCTGCATTTATACTTTGGTCAGGCAGTTATAAAATAGTTGAGAAATTTTTAATTGGTCTTGTAATTGTTATGAGTATGGCTTTTATAATCACAGCTTTAGTGGTGAGCCCAAATATGGGTGAAGTACTTTCTGGTATGTTTGTACCCGAAATACCTGAAGGAGGATTGGCTTTTGCCATTGGTTTGATTGGAACTACAGTTGTTCCTTATAATTTATTTCTTCATGCTTCTGCTGTCCAAGAACGTTGGACTGATCCCAAAGATTTACCCCAAGCCAGGTTTGACACTTTCTTTTCCATTATCTTAGGTGGAATAATAACCCTGGCAATTATTGTGACAGCTTCAGCTACATTTTATGGGACGGGTGTAGTTCCGGAAGATGGGGCAGCCATGGCAGAACAGTTATCACCGTTGTTAGGCGCTTGGGCCAAATGGTTTTTTGCCATAGGATTATTTGGTGCCGGACTATCATCGGCTGTAACAGCACCACTTGCGGGTGCTTATGCTACTGCTGGTGCCCTGGGTTGGAGAAGGGATTTGAAAGGTAGAAACTTTAGAATTGTACTAATGATTATACTTGCAATAGGTGTGGTAGGTTCTGGGATGGGTTACGATCCTGTTACCGTCATCTTAATTGCACAGATTGCAAATGGAATCATGTTACCTATTGCTGCCTTTTTCTTAATCTGGATTAGTAATAACAAGAAACGTCTAGGAGCATGGACAAATGGCCCTATTCATAATGTTTTAGGTATAATTGTATTAATAGTTGCTGTTATCCTTGGTTTAAAATCCTTATACGATGCTCTTACAGGGGTACTTCTGTAAGCTACTATTATTATAACTTGAGAATTCAAAGGGCCCCTGACAAGTTTAGGGGCCTTATTAATGTGGAGGGATAGCATGTCAAAATTACAGATATTACCTGCCGGGGATAAAGCTGTTGTTATGGAGTTCGAAAATGAGATTTCACCAGAAGTCAATGCTAAAATAAGAGCAACGGATCATTTGTTGAGAGAGGAGTTTCAATTAAAAGGCATTACAGAAATAATACCAACTTATAGATCATTACTAATATACTACGATGAAAAATACTGGGATTTTGAAACCCTGTCAAAAAAATTAGTTGAAATACCTCATTATCTGGAAGAAAAGGAGATTCCTGAGCCAAAAACTCTAAATATACCTGTTGTTTATGGTGGTGAATACGGGCCAGATTTAGAATATGTAGCGGAGTACAACAATCTAACTTCAGATCAGGTGATAGAAATACATCATACAACAACTTATTTAATTTATATGCTAGGTTTTGTTCCTGGGTTCACCTATTTAGGTGGAATGTCGGAGAAAATAGCTACACCCCGATTAAAAGACCCCAGGGCTAAAATTCCTGAAGGTTCAGTAGGCATTGCTGGTAGTCAGACTGGTGTATATCCCTTAGAAAGTCCAGGAGGATGGCAACTAATAGGACGCACACCATTAAAGTTTTATGATCCTAACAAAGAAGATCCTTTCCTGCCGAAACCAGGATATCACTTAAAGTTTTATCCTATTACTGAAGATGAATATCGAGAATTTAAAAATAAGTATTAGCCGGATTC encodes the following:
- a CDS encoding ABC transporter ATP-binding protein; amino-acid sequence: MFVLKKVHYKDILSINELTLPEKKVSCIIGESGSGKTTLLKLLNQLISHDGGEIWFQNHLIEKWDPITLRRNVVMVPQTPVITSESIRENLNLGATMSDQSPKDDEELKNVLEFMKLDKNLNQNADNLSSGEKQRLSLARVMLMDPSVFLLDEPSSALDEDLEDLIISKFIDYAVNKNKTVIMVTHSKKIGQKQSDVLINIDNGKAVIKKGGNQEWRLE
- a CDS encoding TMEM165/GDT1 family protein, translating into MSIFIGAFFMIFFAEMGDKSQLMAFSLTSCYKVKTILMGIVISTIINNGAAVFFGAYISNIINLELITIISAMAFLGFGLWTLWEKEEGIDTLEHSQKCGFGSLVSVATLFTLAELGDKTQLATAVYAANHGSPLLIFGGVMLGMLTADAIGIFLGYKLKDKFSYRKMKLFSSFIFFGLGFISLISSSLLLWVKLLIIALVLIVILWKYRTGTSTSTSH
- a CDS encoding ABC transporter permease, whose translation is MEAGVVELGFYQMLSAYIFVIILLLIVKVKQIPREKEIILSTIRMTIQLMLMGYVLIFIFDNQHPLLTLFVILVMETFAVINIFSRAKKKLSLYFKKIIAFSMVFGTLITLFYFIFIVINVTPWYDPRYFVTIAGMLIGNSMTGITLGVERMSDGMETEKETVEGYLMLGARPNVAAKRIINNSFESAIIPTINNMMGMGIIFLPGMMTGQILSGISPLTAISYQIAIMLGILGGVSLTVITFVQLGYKTFFNEKNQLINDTGDY
- a CDS encoding putative hydro-lyase — protein: MTWKQNETEIRQRIKEGQYDGPTTGLMNGFTQANLVILPQNLAYDFLLFCQRNPKPCPLLEVIDTGKYEPKETAPGKDLRTDLPRYYIYRDGVKSAEVTDINKYWTQDLVSFLLGCSFTFESFFLQRGVPVRHIEEGVNVPMYRTNIKCKDAGVFHGNMVVSMRPIPENKLTEAIQITSRFPAVHGAPIHIGSPEKIGIKDLDSPDFGNRVNVESGEIPVFWACGVTPQAVIMNYRPEFVITHAPGHMFITDKKDMDYFQL
- a CDS encoding P-II family nitrogen regulator is translated as MKLLVVTISDRTKLTPILDKFYERGIKGATVIDSHGMGHLIADHFPFFSRFAEIGDPQSDLNYTIFSVIKDEGLVDRAIKTIEEEVGDLEEENSGLAFVLPIDYVKGFPKQD
- a CDS encoding LamB/YcsF family protein — its product is MKVIDLNCDMGESFGHYKIGCDEEVINYISSANIACGFHAGDPQVMDYTVKLARDNKVGVGAHPGFNDLQGFGRRKIHMTGEEIVNELIYQIGAIRSFCEANGVGLSHVKPHGALNNMASVDENLARAVAKAIKLTDPNLIYIALAGSKMEQIGREEGLKVAKEAFADRQYNPDGTLVSRQEAGAVLHDKETIIERVVQMASEGVVTAKDGTKLNINPDTICVHGDNPEAVELAASIRHMLQEHGITVKSLGTWFTG
- the pxpB gene encoding 5-oxoprolinase subunit PxpB, with protein sequence MSKLQILPAGDKAVVMEFENEISPEVNAKIRATDHLLREEFQLKGITEIIPTYRSLLIYYDEKYWDFETLSKKLVEIPHYLEEKEIPEPKTLNIPVVYGGEYGPDLEYVAEYNNLTSDQVIEIHHTTTYLIYMLGFVPGFTYLGGMSEKIATPRLKDPRAKIPEGSVGIAGSQTGVYPLESPGGWQLIGRTPLKFYDPNKEDPFLPKPGYHLKFYPITEDEYREFKNKY
- a CDS encoding PadR family transcriptional regulator, giving the protein MSCKVHRKLFLGFMQLHILHHAKKEPFFGAWMIEELKYHGYDISPGTLYPILHNMEKDGLIIKEESLVSGKVRKYYKITQLGEEILEEGKQKAKELFNEIID
- a CDS encoding Nramp family divalent metal transporter, whose translation is MNFVKRLKNIGPGALVAAAFIGPGTVTTATVTGAEYGYTLLWALVFSIFATIVLQEMSMRVGIVSKMELGEALRNEFENPIIKWFSIILVVVAIGVGAAAFETGNILGGALGVETLTGIHVNIVGPVIGIIAAFILWSGSYKIVEKFLIGLVIVMSMAFIITALVVSPNMGEVLSGMFVPEIPEGGLAFAIGLIGTTVVPYNLFLHASAVQERWTDPKDLPQARFDTFFSIILGGIITLAIIVTASATFYGTGVVPEDGAAMAEQLSPLLGAWAKWFFAIGLFGAGLSSAVTAPLAGAYATAGALGWRRDLKGRNFRIVLMIILAIGVVGSGMGYDPVTVILIAQIANGIMLPIAAFFLIWISNNKKRLGAWTNGPIHNVLGIIVLIVAVILGLKSLYDALTGVLL
- a CDS encoding Fur family transcriptional regulator, coding for MDYELDLAEIEKKFYNYKFTPQRKTILKVLFENKGHHLSAEEILQLSKEKNSDIGFATVYRTLDLFEELEIVHKLHFGDGCSRYELTRTGSSHHHHLICLNCNQIFEVKDDLLKKLENNIETQHNFKISDHRLHFYGYCKNCK